The following are encoded together in the Citrus sinensis cultivar Valencia sweet orange chromosome 1, DVS_A1.0, whole genome shotgun sequence genome:
- the LOC102629023 gene encoding histidine kinase 5: MVCNMETDLIEDMDIEGLPSMWPEDIGSDKQFNVERPGGGQDMLEEVTIPEDQTIVDFKRLLELTNYTDKGSSQMAYLVKHWEYRQSNAVRLLREELDNLSRQRQESELKKLEILEEHRFEEEGYGGDKRPISIMDELSDMWKDVCPRKNDVVFQSKRVEVDAEYDTVEYWKQRALDLEKMLEASGQREQALMEKLNESVTNLEKQSSPVEELSQILKRADNFLHFVLQNAPVVMGHQDKELRYRFIYNHFPSLHEEDILGKTDVEIFSGAGVKESQDFKREVLEKGLPAKREITFETELFGSKTFLIYVEPVFSKSGETIGVNYMGMDVTDQVRKREKMAKLREEIAVQKAKETELNKTIHITEETMRAKQMLATMSHEIRSPLTGVVSMAEILSNTKLDREQRQLLGVMISSGDLVLQLINDILDLSKVESGVMKLEAAKFRPREVVKHVLQTAAASLQKILMLEGDIADDVPIEVIGDVLRIRQILTNLISNAIKFTPEGKVGIKLYVVPEPPFAKEGLKQKSKAYQSATDAVKEEKHQPKSQTASDQNGFHDKKHGEGYQDHKHDDDPGTPVSHGNSMDEDLEATVWIRCDVYDTGIGIPENALPTLFRKYMQVSADHARKYGGTGLGLAICKQLVELMGGRLTVTSKVHCGSTFTFILPYQVSPIEENSDDPDDLSDMADQDSVTDDVTAGFFQFQPRTLGSLFSSNGTSRSKKLLPNSIGFASAHKVNGFSETSYSFPSNNRQKETAPLEDACSVAEVAETLSEPESSFSHSPEPENETEVSRGKQCHVETTSWFQNPATESTSHSEANREMIQTSKTNEPQKLCEMQEKPDRISQSPSSSSAEVPETKPKPKPKILLVEDNKINVMVAKSMMKQLGHSIDVVNNGVEAVHAVQCQNYDLILMDVCMPVMDGLKATRLIRSFEDTGNWDAAAEAGIEQAMPSSGSSNHFKRIPIIAMTANALSESAEECFANGMDSFVSKPVTFQKLKECLEQYFP, encoded by the exons ATGGTTTGCAATATGGAGACTGATCTAATAGAAGACATGGACATCGAAGGGCTCCCTTCGATGTGGCCTGAAGATATTGGAAGTGATAAGCAATTCAATGTAGAAAGACCAGGAGGAGGTCAAGATATGTTGGAGGAGGTGACAATCCCGGAAGATCAGACTATAGTTGATTTCAAGCGCCTGCTGGAGCTGACTAATTATACTGACAAGGGCTCTTCTCAGATGGCATACCTTGTAAAACACTGGGAGTATAGGCAATCAAATGCTGTCCGTCTTCTAAGGGAAGAGCTCGACAATTTAAGCAGACAAAGGCAAGAGTCTGAGCTGAAGAAGTTGGAGATATTGGAGGAACACCGTTTTGAGGAAGAAGGATATGGGGGTGATAAACGTCCCATTTCTATCATGGATGAGCTTAGTGATATGTGGAAAGATGTTTGTCCGAGGAAAAATGATGTTGTTTTCCAAAGCAAGAGAGTTGAAGTAGATGCTGAGTATGATACTGTTGAGTATTGGAAGCAACGGGCCTTGGATTTGGAGAAAATGTTGGAGGCCAGCGGCCAGCGGGAGCAGGCACTCATGGAGAAGTTGAATGAAAGCGTTACAAATCTTGAAAAGCAATCCTCTCCAGTGGAAGAATTATCTCAGATTCTGAAAAGAGCggataattttttacattttgtaCTTCAAAATGCTCCAGTTGTTATGGGGCATCAG GACAAAGAACTCCGCTATCGTTTTATCTATAACCATTTTCCAAGTTTGCATGAGGAG GACATTTTAGGAAAGACGGACGTTGAAATTTTTAGTGGAGCTGGTGTCAAGGAATCTCAAGATTTCAAAAGAGAGGTTTTGGAAAAAGGTTTACCCGCAAAGAGGGAAATTACATTTGAGACCGAgttatttgggtcaaaaaCATTTTTGATATATGTGGAACCTGTCTTTAGCAAGTCAGGGGAAACAATCGGTGTAAACTATATGGGAATGGATGTAACTGACCAg GtcaggaaaagagaaaagatgGCAAAACTTCGCGAGGAAATAGCAGTACAAAAGGCCAAGGAAACAGAGCTGAATAAAACAATTCATATAACAG AGGAGACAATGCGAGCAAAACAAATGCTTGCAACCATGTCGCATGAGATTAGATCTCCTTTAACGGGAGTTGTTAGCATGGCTGAGATTCTTTCCAACACAAAACTTGATCGGGAGCAACGACAACTATTAGGTGTTATGATATCTTCAGGAGATTTGGTTCTTCAACTTATAAATGACATCCTAGATCTTTCCAAGGTGGAGTCAG GTGTTATGAAGTTAGAAGCTGCAAAGTTCCGGCCAAGAGAAGTCGTAAAGCATGTCCTTCAAACTGCCGCAGCTTCACTGCAAAAGATTCTTATGCTGGAAGGAGATATAGCAGATGATGTTCCTATTGAG GTCATTGGAGATGTCTTACGAATTCGACAAATCCTCACCAACTTGATCAG TAATGCGATCAAGTTTACCCCAGAGGGGAAGGTAGGGATAAAGCTTTATGTGGTACCTGAGCCTCCTTTTGCAAAAGAAGGATTGAAACAAAAGTCAAAAGCATATCAGTCTGCTACAGATGCAGTGAAAGAAGAGAAACATCAACCAAAATCTCAAACTGCCAGTGACCAAAATGGTTTTCATGATAAAAAGCATGGCGAAGGTTACCAAGATCATAAGCACGATGATGACCCTGGCACCCCGGTTAGTCATGGAAACTCAATGGATGAAGATTTAGAAGCAACAGTTTGGATTCGTTGTGATGTATATGACACTGGTATTGGAATACCAG AAAATGCTTTGCCGACTCTATTTCGAAAATACATGCAAGTCAGTGCGGATCATGCTCGGAAGTATGGTGGAACAGGACTTGGCCTTGCAATATGCAAACAGCTG GTTGAGCTGATGGGCGGTCGTCTGACAGTGACTAGCAAAGTACATTGTGGATCTACATTCACATTTATACTCCCATACCAGGTTTCACCAATAGAGGAAAATTCTGACGATCCTGATGATCTGTCAGATATGGCTGATCAGGATTCTGTGACAGATGACGTGACAGCAGGTTTCTTCCAATTCCAACCTCGGACTTTAGGCTCTCTGTTCTCTTCCAATGGAACCAGCAGGAGTAAAAAATTGTTACCAAATAGCATTGGCTTTGCTAGTGCACATAAAGTCAATGGCTTCTCAGAGACGTCTTACTCATTTCCTTCTAACAATAGACAGAAAGAAACAGCTCCACTTGAAGATGCCTGTTCAGTAGCTGAAGTTGCTGAGACATTATCAGAACCTGAAAGCTCATTTAGTCACAGCCCTGAACCTGAAAATGAAACAGAAGTTTCTAGAGGAAAACAGTGTCATGTTGAGACAACCAGTTGGTTCCAAAATCCTGCTACAGAGTCCACAAGCCACTCAGAGGCTAATAGAGAGATGATTCAGACGTCAAAGACAAATGAACCTCAAAAACTATGTGAAATGCAGGAGAAACCTGACAGAATTTCCCAGAGCCCATCCAGCAGCAGTGCAGAAGTACCTgaaacaaaaccaaaaccaaaaccaaagaTCCTTCTGGTAGAAGATAACAAGATTAATGTGATGGTGGCAAAGTCAATGATGAAGCAGTTAGGCCATAGCATAGATGTTGTGAATAACGGAGTTGAAGCTGTACATGCGGTTCAGTGCCAAAATTATGATCTCATTCTGATG GATGTCTGCATGCCAGTTATGGATGGCCTAAAAGCTACAAGATTGATTCGCTCTTTTGAAGATACCGGCAATTGGGATGCTGCTGCTGAGGCTGGAATTGAGCAAGCTATGCCTTCTTCAGGTTCATCAAATCATTTCAAGCGGATACCAATAATTGCG ATGACAGCAAATGCGTTGTCAGAGAGTGCAGAAGAGTGTTTTGCAAATGGTATGGATTCATTTGTTTCAAAGCCAGTCACTTTTCAAAAGCTGAAAGAGTGTTTGGAACAATATTTTCCATAA